Proteins from a genomic interval of Panthera tigris isolate Pti1 chromosome A2, P.tigris_Pti1_mat1.1, whole genome shotgun sequence:
- the LOC122236429 gene encoding STARD3 N-terminal-like protein: protein MSNSNGAGLCVFQLTTAVTSAFLLAKVILSKLFSQGAFGYVLPIISFLLAWIETWFLDFKVLPQEAEEENRLLIVQDASERAALIPGGLSDGQFYSPPESEAGLIKVLGADIFTQLEVQNSRIMIMGGVTP from the exons ATGTCTAACTCGAATGGTGCTGGGTTATGTGTCTTTCAGCTGACGACAGCAGTGACCAGTGCCTTTTTACTTGCAAAAGTGATCCTCTCAAAG CTTTTCTCTCAAGGGGCTTTCGGCTACGTGCTACCCATCATTTCGTTCCTCCTTGCCTGGATTGAGACGTGGTTCCTGGATTTCAAAGTGTTACCTCAAGAGGCGGAAGAGGAAAACA GACTCCTGATAGTTCAGGATGCTTCAGAGAGGGCGGCACTCATACCTGGAGGTCTTTCTGATGGTCAGTTTTATTCTCCtcctgaatctgaagcag gactCATAAAAGTTCTTGGTGCTGATATCTTTACCCAATTAGAAGTTCAGAACAGCCGGATAATGATAATGGGAGGAGTTACACCTTAG